From the genome of Gracilinanus agilis isolate LMUSP501 chromosome 2, AgileGrace, whole genome shotgun sequence, one region includes:
- the TLX1 gene encoding T-cell leukemia homeobox protein 1: MEHLAPHHLHPGHAEPISFGIDQILNSPDQGSCMVSASRLQDADYGLGCIVSSAYNTMTGSYGGAGGGSGSGGAGPGPGPGTGAGAGGGGGYGGGGGSACSMASLAGSYNMNMAMGTGGGGSGGALSSAGVIRVPAHRPLAGAVPHHQPLATGMPTVPAVPSVNNLTGLTFPWMESNRRYTKDRFTGHPYQNRTPPKKKKPRTSFTRLQICELEKRFHRQKYLASAERAALAKALKMTDAQVKTWFQNRRTKWRRQTAEEREAERQQANRILMQLQQEAFQKSLAQPLQADPLCVHNSSLFALQNLQPWSDDTAKITSVTSVASACE; this comes from the exons ATGGAACACCTGGCCCCGCACCACCTTCACCCGGGCCACGCCGAGCCCATCAGTTTCGGCATTGATCAGATCCTCAACAGCCCGGACCAGGGCAGCTGCATGGTGTCCGCCTCGCGCCTACAGGACGCCGACTACGGGCTCGGCTGCATAGTTAGCAGTGCCTACAACACCATGACCGGGAGTTATGGGGGAGCCGGTGGAGGCAGTGGCAGCGGCGGGGCTGGCCCCGGGCCCGGGCCCGGGACCGGAGCCGGAGCAGGCGGCGGCGGGGGCTACGGAGGCGGTGGCGGCAGTGCCTGCAGTATGGCCTCGTTGGCCGGCTCCTACAACATGAACATGGCCATGGGCACGGGGGGCGGCGGGAGCGGTGGCGCACTCAGCTCTGCCGGGGTGATTCGGGTACCTGCCCATAGGCCGCTGGCCGGAGCAGTCCCTCACCACCAGCCCCTAGCCACTGGCATGCCCACTGTACCTGCGGTGCCCAGCGTCAACAACCTCACTGGACTCACTTTCCCCTGGATGGAGAGTAACCGGCGATACACAAAGGACAGGTTCACAG GTCACCCCTACCAGAACCGGACGCCCCCGAAGAAGAAGAAACCACGCACCTCCTTCACGCGCCTTCAGATCTGCGAGCTGGAGAAGCGCTTTCATCGCCAAAAGTACCTGGCTTCGGCCGAGCGCGCAGCCCTGGCTAAGGCGCTCAAAATGACCGACGCGCAGGTCAAAACCTGGTTCCAGAATCGGAGAACGAAATGGAG GAGGCAGACCGCGGAGGAGCGGGAGGCAGAGAGGCAGCAGGCTAACCGCATCCTTATGCAGCTGCAGCAAGAGGCCTTCCAGAAAAGCTTGGCTCAGCCGCTGCAGGCTGACCCTCTCTGCGTGCACAATTCATCACTCTTCGCCCTGCAGAACCTGCAGCCTTGGTCCGACGACACTGCTAAGATCACCAGCGTCACGTCAGTGGCCTCGGCCTGCGAGTGA